A window of [Clostridium] innocuum genomic DNA:
TTCTCCTTTACGATTCTGCGACAGCAGAAGACCCAATACAATCATCACGATACCAAGCACACCGACGATAGTGACCGTTTCCTTCAAAATCCATACCGATGCCAGCGTGGTGACAACCGGCACAGCATAGATATACACACTTGTCTGTACAGTACCCAGAATACGTACAGCACTGTTCCAGGAAACAAAGCACATCGCACTGGCTCCCAGTCCCAGAAACAGTATATTGGCAATATTTAATCCCGTAAGCTGTTCCACCTTCGGCAGTTCCATACCGGATAGCATAATAACCGGAAGCATGCACAGCAAACCGTAAAAGAATATTCTGCGGGTCATCGGAATGGTTGTGTATCCAAAGCTGCTTATTTTCTTTGTTATCGTAGAATATAGTGCCCATACGATGGCAGCTCCCAGCGCAAGCAGATCACCCTTTGGATTTAATGCCAAATTCTGACTTCCCTCCAGGGAAATACAGAGAATTCCAGTCATGGCAATCAAAAAACCAATGAAAAAGCGTACTCCGGGACGTTTCTGTTTTAACAGCCAGATTCCGAAAAACATGGTGAAAAACGGTGAAACAGCCACGATGATACCAACATTGCTTGCCTGTGTGTAGGTAAGTGCTAGATTCTCCATAAGAAAATACAGGGTAACTCCACAGAGTCCTGCCGCAAGAAAATACAGCTCTTCCTTTTTCTCTTTAACTCTGGTCAGCCTTGGAGCGACTGCCCATAAAGCCAGATAACCGATCATAAACCGAGTGAACAGTATCTGCAAAGGTGTAAAATCCCGCAGCAGCACCTTGGTTGAAATAAAGGTGGTTCCCCATATAAGAATAGTCATACACGCAAGCATATGACCCTTGATCTGCTCATTCATCCAATTCGCTCCTTTTCTGTGTGAATATACTCTGATACTGCTTTGGTGTTATACCGATAAAGCTTTTAAAGTAGTTTGTAAAATGGCTCTGATCGGAAAACCCGCAATCCAGCGCAAGCTTACCGATTGCTTCACCCTGTTCCAGCAGACGCTTTGCTTTTGCGATCCGAATGGATTGCAGATAACGATATGGAGAAACACCAACCTCTCTGGTGAACAGACGCAGCGGCTGATAGCGGCTCATCTTGCTAATCTTTGAAAGAGTATCAAGAGAAATGGATTCTTCATAATGCGTATCCAGATATTCCTTCATAGCCTTCACCGCTTCCGTAAGCTCTCTGCTTGCCTCTACTGGAACCATATGTTCTTCCAGCAGCTGTTCAATCAGAAAGTAAAAGGCCTCCTCACGTACCAGCAGACTGCTCTGTGATACGATAACATCATACAGCTCACGAATGGACAGTGCCAGCTCTGCCTGCGGAATCAGCGTATCCTTAAACTGAAGATGGATGTGTTTCCCGGTTATCTCCTTTACTGCCTTGTCCATGACATCTACAGGAACATTGATTGCACGATAATCCAGAACCTCTCCGGCTACCGGCGCACAATTATGTGTTTCACGCGGATTAAATAAAATAACATCTCCGCGCTGTGTATCATATTCCTGATTTCGACACCAGAGATGACGTTTTCCACCCTCCATAAATCCGATTACATAAAATTCATGAAAGTGAACAGGAAATTTCTGTACGATTCCACTTAAATTATACGCCTCGATCTGAAGGTCTTTATCATAATAGATGTGTCGCTGCTCCTGCAATGCTGCCATGCCCATTCCTTCTTTCTGTCGCTGTATGTATGGTAACATAAAAAAATGATATTCTCTTGTAAGATATTGCATCCGGATAAGCGCCGTAAAAGCTGTTCGTGTGCTGAAAAGGCAGAAGTATGATGAAACCTGTGTCCTGCATCTTGCATGATGACCTGAAAGTTTGTGTGCCAATTGCCGCAGTACCTTACGAAAAGGCTTTGCATTTATACAGACGCACTTCGCATGGTCAAAGACATTTCACTGTCCTTAAATGCTCATTGTGGTTTATCAAAAGCTGTAGCCTTACTATTCTCTTTTTGCGCATCTATAGTATAGCATGGCTGCGGACGCAGAAACAGCGCAATTTGCACGCAGCCATTCTGCACACTGTGAAGCTGAAATAGAAAAGCATCATTATGAAAATTCCAGCGTGCTCAAAAAAACTTTTTTGAATAAAAAGGAGGAAATTCTGACAATCTCCTTCCTGTTCCTTATTCTGCCAGTCCCCTACGCTGCCGGTAATGCGCAAGCGCCCCCAGCAGATTGGCATCCTGCCGATACGTACAGCATTCCAAACGCGGTGTCAGTGTTGCAAAATCCAGCCCCTTCTGCAGCTTCTCATACGCTTCCATGATTCGCTGTGTGAAATCCCTTCGTGCACTGATTGCACCCCCAAACAGAATCATTTCCGGATCCAGCATATGCTGCACATTGAAGACACCAAAGGCAAGCTCCTCATAAAAGGTCTGAATAACCTTGCTGCACAGTTCATTTCCCTGCTGTGCTTCTTCAAAAATCCGCACACCATTCCATTCTTCCGCTGTCAAAGCCTCCATTTTGCGCACCATACTCGAGGTAGAGGCACACAGACTGAAATTTTGGACACTGCCGTCCGGCTGCTTTACCAGCATCATGCCAAATTCACCGCCATAGCGATGCGCTCCATGGCAAATGTTACGATTTCTTACGATTGCACCACCCACACCGGTTCCAATCACCAGAAACGCCATATCCTGTATGTTCTTCGCCTTGCCGTAAAACAATTCCGATAATGCAGCACAGTTCGCATCATTCTCTATTTCACAGCACAGTCCCAGCTCCCTCTGTATCCTTTCCTTCCACGAAAAGCCGTGGATAAAAGGAACTGCACTGCTTCCGCCGATCACGCCGCTGTCACAATTCACTGCCCCGCAGGAGCTGATTGCCACACCGGACAACGTAACCCCCTGCATGGTGATATCCTTCTTATATGCTTTCATATATGCGAGCAGTCCCTCTATGTCTGCGCTCATAGGATAGGATCTGGTATGGAAAAGCCTTCCTTCCTCATCTGCAGCTGCACATTTCAGAGAGCTTCCTCCGATGTCAAAACAAAGATACGTATCCATTAGAACCCCCGTTTCTCTGCCAGCTCGCGGAACCAGCAGCCACTTTTCTTTATTGTACGCTTTCCGGTTTCCAAATCAATAGAAATCAGTCCGTAGCGGTTTTTATATGCATTCAGCCAGCTCCAGCAGTCAATACCCGTCCACACATGATAGCCGATACAGTTACTGCCTTCCTCAATTCCCTTATGCAGCCAGGTAAGGTGCTCCTTATAGAAATCAATTCGGTAGTCATCCTCAATTCTGCCATCCTTGATAAACCGTGCTTCGTTTTCAACGCCCATTCCGTTTTCCGTTATCATCCATTCGATATTATCGTATTTGGTACGAATGTTGGTTGCGATATCATACATCCCCTTCGGATAGATTTCCCATCCGCGATAGGGATTGATCCTTCGGTTTGGCATTTCATAGAAATCATAGAAGCTCTCCGGCGTTATCATCGCTGCAGGGTCCACCGGGGTTTCCTTCGCTTTGACACGGATCGGCTGATAATAATTCACTCCGAGAAAATCCACGGTATTTTCCTTTATGACTGCAAGCTCGTGTTCCTCATAGTCCGGCAAAAGCGTATGCTCCTTCAAGAGCTCCACCAGCTCCTTCGGATATACTCCAAGAACAGCGGGGTCAAGAAAGCTTCGAGCAGAAAACAGCTCTGCAATGCGGGATGCCTCGACATCCTCCTTTGCCTGACTGCGTGGATAATTCGGGGTCAGGTTTAAGATAATGCCGATTTTCCCATCACACATTGCATGGAAGGCCTGCACTGCTCTGGCACTGGCAAGTGCCGTATGATAAGCCACCTGTACAGCAGCCTTCATATCATGGCGGCATGGATAATGAAAACCGTTCAGATACCCGCACTCCACATGAACGATCGGTTCATTGAAGGTGAACCAGCGCCGTACCTTTTTCCCATAGAGAGAAAAGCAGGTACGTGCATATTCCACATAGGCATCCACAACATGATCGCTTTCCCAGCCCCCCTGCTTTTGCAATTCCGCCGGCATATCAAAATGAAACAGATTGATCATAACCTCAATGCCTTCCTCATGAAAGGCATCAATGACATTATGATAATGTGCTGCGGCAAGCGGATTCAGCTCACCATCCCCTGTTGGAAACATACGGCTCCAGCTGATGGAAATCCGGCAGGAATTGTGTCCTGTTTCCTTCAAGAGTCGAATATCTTCCCGATACTGTGTATAGAATCCGGAAGCCTCCTTCGGTCCGATTCTGTCATGAAATTTCTCGGGCTCCTGTTCAAACCAGATATCCCATATATTTTTTCCTTTGCCATCAATGGCTGATGCCCCCTCGCTCTGTGTTGCGCTGGTGGCACTTCCAAAATAGAATCCTTTCGGAAATTGTAGCATAAGCTTCCTCCTTATAAAGTTATTTCTGTAAAGCACTACGGCATGCGCTTCCTATATCGTAAAACTCGTTTTCTTCATAATGCGGCAATACTATGCTTCCATACCGGAAATTATCTGCACCGGATTTTCTGCATAGCATGCGATGTTCCTATGTGAAAAATGCCGACTGCATCGAAGGCCCTCTCCATGGGAGAGAGCCTTTCTATGTGAAGCTGTAACAACTGCATATCTGCAGCTTTTCTATGTCTATTCCTTTCGATCCTTTAAAATCTCCTCTGTACTTGCCCAGTTTGTCAAAGCGTCGCTGTAGGTGCGTACATAATGGTAGTATAGCATATCGATCATGATTAAAATCGGTATCTGACCGGATATCATACCGGTGGACTCCTCCCCGGACAGCGATGAGGTATACAGAACAACATCACTGAGCTTTTTCAGGCGGCTGTTCTGATTTCCCAGAATGCTTACCACAAGAATTCCCCGTGATGTCAGCTCTGCGGCAAGCTCCTCCAGATAGGTATTCCCGCGCAGGGTGAAGATAAAAACCAGATCCTGCTTCTGCAATACCCGCGAGCTCATTTTGATGGCATCTTTATCATGAATGACCTCTATAAATTTACCGAGGCGGGAAAACCGGAAACGAAAGTCCTCTGCTGCAGTAGCACTCAGTCCGAATGCAAAGATGTTGATAATGCGATGCTCATAAATATAACTGCATACCTGTTCCATCGCCTTGGCATTAAAGTTTTGATCCACCAGATGAAAGATGCGGAAATATTCACTCTGTAAATCCAATGAAATATTAGAAATCTGCGGCGCATTCTGCATATTCAGATGCTGCTCATACAGGTACATCAGCTCCTTGAAATTGTTCAGTCCGATTTTCTTACAGAAGCGTGTAATGGAGGAGCTGGAAATAGAAAGCTCTCTTGCGAGCTCGTGAATCGTGAGCGGTTTTCTCCCGTCTGTGAAATATTGTGCAATCGTTTCTTCCACATAGGTGAAATTAACCTTTGCCAGATTGATTCTTAAAAGAATTTCCTTTTCCATATGCATTCCTCCATCGCTACCGGTATTATACTCTATTTCACGATGATTTTATAGGTTCTGATTTCCTCCGGCTGTATGCTTGACAGCGTCACAGGGTGTTGCTCAGCTTCACAGTCAGCGAGTGGCTCATGCAGCATATTCGTCTGCTGTATGGTTTCTCCTGTATAACACAGTGAATCTTCCTTTACCATCTCATTGCGACTATTATATACCCGCAGGATCGCCTGTTTATCATCCAGCGGATACAGGGAAGAAAATTGCAGGCAGTCACTTTTGTCCATATCGAGAATAGCGCTATGCAGAGGTTTTACCGCATTCGGATACGGGTGAGTGACAAAGTATTTCTGTGTGTTCACAAAGCGGTTGACCTCCTGCAGCTGATAAAACAGGACATCATTCGCATAGCGCAGCCATGTTTTCTGCACTTCCATAGCATCGTATCCATTCCGCAGGCACAGGGCAAAGGAGAAGCTCATGGTCTGCCGCAGCTCTGATTTCGGTGTCGGTATATATTTGAATTCGTTTCCGCTCGCAATTCCGGGACGGCGGTTCAAATCCGGACGTCCAAGCAATGGTACGCTGCGAAACAGTGTCAGTGCGATATCGGTATGCTTCAGGATTTCATATTCCTTTATTCCCTTACAGAAACAAGTCAGCACCTGATTTGTTCCATTCGATACATGGTGCAGCATCGGATAAATCGGCGTAGGCTCCTCACGATAGCCAGCCTCCTTCCAGTCCTCCATGTGCTTGGGATCATGTGCTCTTTGAATGGTACCGAACGGGGTGTCCGCAATACTGCAGGATGAGCTGCTTAAACCACGTAAAATCACACGCATGCGATGCTCCATCGCCGTGTTGTCAATGGTCATTTCACATTGTAATACATCTGAGGCCTGATGCAGCTGTATACAAAGCGTATATGCGATATCCTGACTGCATTTCCCATCGGCACGCTCCTGCAAATTCTCGGGAAGCTGCCATGCTCCATGCAATACCAGCGTTTCCGCAAGTGCTCCATGCTTCCATTCTGCCTGTGCATCCTGAAAGTGAAGCGTATAGATATGGTCAGGCGCCGGCCAGGAGTAATCATAGGTATCTCCCTCATCTCCGCTGTCCTCTACATACAGGAAATCCTCAACAACTTTCCCGTTTGCTTTGTCCAGCAGTCGCAGACTGCCGTTTTCCATGGTAATCTTATAAAATGTATTTTCAAGAGCACTGCATTCCTGCAGCTGTTCCGTGTGCTCACATGCTTCCAGATGCAGTATACGCATACTCATTGGCCTCATAGTCATGGCAATACGGATATCACTCTGATAATAATACAAATCCTCATCGTATACAGACGGGTCCCTGCGTATGCTTCCGCTGTATACACGCTGCGTCCCAAGACAGTCATAAACAACCTCACAGCCGGCTTCATCCACAATACGGAAGTGCCTTGCTTTCGTAGATACAGACACTTGGTATACATCATCTCTAGTATATGGCAGCGTATTATAGAACACCAGATCCTGTTCACGGATTCCCTCGATGGATTCACTCAGCTTGCGTACCTGATAATCCAAAAGCATCGAGCTCATCTGATCACAGTCCCTTAATCTTTGCAGGATGGCATCGTTGGTAGCATCACTGTTACAGCCGCAGGCACTGTCATGCGCATGGTTTAAAAGCACCTTCTTCCACAGCTTCCTCAGGAGTGAGGTTTTGGGTTTGATCCCCATCTGCATCTGCATAACCATAAATGGCTCCAGCTGATAGATAATGCGACGTTCAATTATATCATTCAGCTGTTTATGATCATAGCGTGAGGAATAAATGGAGTGGTGAATCTTGGAAACGGAGGCATCAATAAACTCGCCCGTAATCTGCGGCAGTCCTTCCTCCTCTCGCAGCTCTTTAAAGAAGCTTTCCAAATCGCTTTCAAAATATTGAATATCATGTGTGGAGCGTTCATTGTAATAGCTCAGACGCTCCTGCAGATTGAAATCCACATAACGCTGATCCCCTCCCAGAGGAAGCAGCTGATGGGTTGTGGAGGCACCGTTTAAAACACGATTTTCCACCTTGTCCACATCATCGGTGTAAATCAGATTTCCACCATAGAAGTATCCGTCCCGGATATGATAGCACAGCACAGCACTTCCATCTGTATTGTGCCAGTAAAACTCTCTTTGTTTACATACATCATTGGGAACTCCTCTCCAGAACAGAGCTTCGCGAATATCAAAGCCGTTATACAGCTTGGGCATATCCTTGCTTTGTCCAAAGGAATCCGGCAGATAACCGATCATCATACAGTTACCCAGTTCTCTTGCATAGCTTATCCCATACCACAGATTTCTCGCAAGGCTTTCTCCACTGATAATCAGTTCATCGCTCTGAGTGTACCAGGGTCCGATCATCAGCTTTCCTTCTTCTACCAGCTTGCGTACCACGGGCTCTTTTTCAGGCATCATATTCAGATATTCCTCCAGAATACTCACCTGAGAATCCAGTAAATAGGTCTTCAGTGTTCCGCTTTCCAGTGCGGAAATCACCTCATCCATGTGATAAATCAGCTGTATGATGGATTCACTTGCGGTAAAATACCATTCATAATCCCAATGTGTATGAGAATACACATGCATTTTCTTCATAGCTATCTATCGCTTACAGCTCCACTGCAGCGATAACCTCATACAAGGCATCAACATCGGTTCCGCTTTTCAGTGCCGTTCGGAATTCCTCGCTGATCATTTTGCGTGCCAGCCTGCTCAGAATGCGCAGATGCACATCACCGCCATCCTCTGGAATCGTAAGCCCAAGTGCTACCTGTACAGGCTCCCCATCCAGCGCGTTCCATTCTATCGGATGTTCAAATTTCACAAGAAAGATTCCCGGTTTCATGCAGGTCGCATGCTTGCTGTGAGGAATAGCGATACCGTCCTGAAAGCCGGTTGTCGCCTCTTTTTCACGCTCACACATACCTTCAAAATAAGCATTCTCATTCTTTACAAAGCCTGCTTCATATGCTGCGTGTGCAATCACATGAAAGGCTTCCTTTTGTGTTTTCGCTTCTGTATCAAACTGAATATGATGCCTGTCAAATACACTCTTATCCATAACTGCCTCCTGTTACTCGTTTTCTTCTACAACCGGTTTTCGCCAGAAGCCGATAATCAATGCCGTTACCACAATCCCTGCAAGTACACAGAGAATCCAGGTGATAAAGGGTATCGGCTGTTCGATATATCCGATAAAGGTTCCTAGTGGTGATCCGATACCGCCATAAAATTTACAGCCTGTCAAAGCTACCAGACCTCCTGCCAGTGCAGAGCCTGCCACACTTGCTGTAATCATCTGTAACGGATTGGCTGCAGCGAAGGGAATCGCCCCTTCTGTTACACCGACCATTCCCATGCCGAAGGCGCTTGTCGCAGAAATCTTTTCAGTTTTTGAGAATTTGTTTTTGAAAATCACAGATGCCAGCCAGATACCAAGCGGCGCAACGGAAATCGCCGCCTGTGTGGCACTCTGCGGCACGAAGTTAGCACCCTGTACACCGTATTTGGTCATTGTATCCGTAAATACGGCTGTTCCGAAAATCAATGCCGTCTTATTTACCGGACCGCCGAAGTCAAAGCCGACCATTGCCCCAATGATTGCCCCGATAATGAATGGAGCTGCCGCATATTGTTCATTCAGTGTTGTCAGTCCGCTGTATAATGCATCCATTGCGAATGCAATCGGCTGACCGATCAAAAACAGAACGATAATCATAATCACCAGAGTGGATACGAACGGAATAATCATAATACCGGTAAGTGGCTGCACGATTTTCGGCCAGGGAATACGCTTCATCCCCTTTACAAAATATCCTACGATGAATGCAACCAGAATCGCAGACAGGAAACCACCGCCTGTCTGTGTTCCCAGAAATTCAGGATCGTTGGCAATATAGGCACCGATCATAGCCGGAGCGATTGCCGGTTTGTCTGCGATGGATTTCGCAACAAAGCCTGCAAACAGTGGAATCATCAGCTTGAAGCCTGTCTGTCCCACCATGAACAGCTTCTGCATGAAGTAGCCCATCGCTGTTTTGTTATCAAAGCCCCAGTTTACAATTCTCCCCAGATCGTCCTTCTGAAATGCAAATACATTCGCAATCGCCAGCAGTAAACCTGCGGCAATACACATCGGGACCATGTAGGAAATACCGCTCATAATGTGTTTGATAATCGGATTTTCCGTTTTCCCCAGTGTGATGTTTCCCGCCTTGCTTCCTTTTTCGCCATACAGCGTCGCCTCATTCAAAGCACGCTCAATCAATGCATTGGCATCCTTGATTGCATCCACGCTTCTTACCTTCATGACACGTTTTCCGGCAAAGCGGGCACAATCAATATCAATATCAGCTGCCACGATGACAACGTCTGCCTGTTTGATTTCCTGTTCACTCAGAACGTTTTCCGCTCCGATGGACCCCTGTGTTTCTACATGTACAGAATCTCCGCGTTTTTTCCCTGCCTGCTCCATAGATTCCGCAGCCATGTACGTATGTGCAATACCTGCTGCACATGCTGTAATTGCTACAATATGCTTACTCATAAGTTTTCCTCCTATCAAGTTCTCGTATAGTATATCCTGTACTTTTTTTAATGTAAACACTTACAGTCCATTCAGGGTGCAGTATCCTTTTTTCTTAAACTGATGAAACTAATTTCACTGTAAACGGTTATATTTTGTGATTTTTCACGTAAATTATCAGATAATTTGCTCAATAGAATAATTTTATGAAATTTTTATCCATTTATTTCTACTATATGAATTTTCATTTTAATAAGTAAGGGCTATGCATACATCCTAAAGCATAGTCTGTTTCATCATTCACCATAATGTTGACGATACCGATTTTCATGCCTGCTATTTCGGGTATATCTAATTGATTGCGGGGATAAAGTTCCCCTTTCCATTCATTGGATTACCATATAATGCTAAATATAGCTTTGATTCATTGAAAAAAGTCATGGAACGTTTACCCGCTCGCATGACTCTGTTTTACTATTCCTTATGTTCGTCGTAATCGTTTTTAGTCAGCTCTTTTAAGGCTGCATCAAAATCAATATCCGCCTCCTTTGAATCCTGTACGTCTTCGTGGACTTCCTTAGCAGTATCTTCCTGTGTAATGCCTGCCTCCAGATCCTTCAGCTTCTGCTCGGCCGCTTTGGCTTTTGCTTCCGCTGCACGTACTTCATCCTCAGGAGAAATCAGCTTACCGTAATTCATCAGATTGTAAATCTGTTCGCTGGTGATGGTTTCTTCCTCAATCAGCGTTTCTGCAATCAGTGTCAGCAGATCCTTGTTATCCTCAATAATCTGTTTTGCACGATCGTAGCATTCATTGATAATCTTACGGATTTCCTTGTCGATTTCATATGCAATCTCACCGGAATAATTGCTTCCGCTGCCATAATCTCTGCCCAGGAATACATTTCCGGTACCATCATCATACTGAATCGGTCCCAGAGAGGACATACCCCAGCTTCGTACCATAGCCTTTGCAATTTTTGTAGCCTTCTGAATATCATTGCTTGCTCCGGCAGATACTTCATCAAACATAACCTCTTCAGCAACACGTCCACCCATTAAGCCGGTGATCTGTGCCATGAAGTCTGCCTTTGTCGGCATCATTTTTTCTTCCTTCGGTGTCATCAGGTTATAGCCGCCTGCTTCACCACGCGGAATAATCGTAACCTTTTCCACCTTGTCTGCGTCATCCAGCTTCAAGCCGATAACAGCGTGTCCTGCCTCATGGAAGGCTACCAGGCGTTTTTCTCTGTCTGTATATTTCTTGGATTTCTTGGCAGGCCCCATCATAACACGGTCAATAGCCTCGTCAAGATCCTCCATTGTAATTACCTTACGTTTATCACGTACGGCTAATATAGCACCCTCATTCAACACGTTTTCCAAATCGGCACCTGAGAAGCCCGGTGTCCGCTTTGCCAGACCCTCCAGATTTGCATTCGGCGCCAGCTTTTTGTTTCTTGCGTGAACCTTCAAAATTTCATAGCGTCCGCGCTTATCCGGCAGGTTCACTGTAATCTGGCGATCAAATCGTCCGCTTCGCAGCAACGCAGGGTCCAAAACATCCGGACGGTTGGTAGCCGCAATGATTACAATACCCTTATTCTCACCCATACCATCCATTTCAACAAGCAGCTGGTTCAGGGTTTGTTCACGCTCATCGTTTCCACCGCCCATGCCGGCTCCACGCTGTCTTCCGACGGCGTCAATCTCATCAATAAAGACGATACACGGTGCAGTCTGCTGTGCTTTTTTAAACATGTCACGGACACGGCTCGCACCGGTACCGACAAACATTTCAACGAAATCAGAACCGGAAATAGAGAAGAACGGTACATCTGCCTCTCCTGCTACTGCCTTGGCAAGCAGCGTCTTACCGGTACCGGGAGGACCTACCATCAGCATGCCCTTCGGAATACGGGCACCCATATCTGTGAACCGCTTTGGATCCTTCAGATAGTCGATGATTTCCTTAACCTCTTCTTTTTCCTCATCACAGCCCGCAACATCTTTGAAGCGAACCTTGATATTTCCTTCGATCTTTGCACGGGATTTACTGAATTCAAATGCCTTATTGTTTCCTCCCGCGTTCATTTTAGAAAACATGAAGAACGCCACACCTGCAATCAGCAGGAACGGGAACACATTCATCAGGAATTTCATTAACAGGCTTTCCCTGTTTGGATCGCTTACTGTTAAATTGGTACTCTTGCTTTTTTTGAATACGTCTGTCAGATAGGAAACATTCTTTTCCGTATTTGGCACACGAACGGTGAAGTTTACATCTTTGCCTTTCTCACTATACGACCCTTTTACATCAATAACGGTAGTTCCCATTGACATTTCCGCTTTGGTGAATGTCATGGTATTTGCCTTTGTCATAAATTCGTTATAGTTAAAGTTTTTTGTATTACCCTCTGATCCATAGGAAATCAGAAGCAGCATAATACCAAGGACTAAGATATAAGGTAGAAAGCTTATAAACTTTTTATTGTTCATTCAATCGTCCTCCTAACGTTTTATTTGTATACTTCAGGTTTCAGTACTCCTATATAAGGCAGATTGCGGTAATGCTGGTCATAATCAAGACCGAAGCCCACAACAAATTCGTTGGGTATCTCAAAACCTACATAATCTGCAGTTATATCTACAACACGACGATCCGGTTTATCTAACAGAGAAACGACTTTTACATCGCTTGCCCCTTTGTTTTTCAACAGACGTGTCACTTCCTTCAGCGTGCGTCCGGTATCAACGATATCCTCCACAAGCAGAATCGGTACGCCCTTTACTGAACAGTCCAGATCCTTGACAATTTTAATATCTCCGATGGACTCTGTTCCTTCATAGCTTGATACATCCATGAAGTCAAACTGGATATCCAAATCTATATGCTTAATCAGCTCTGCAAGAAAAGGAACACTTCCCTTCAGTAAGGCTACCAGCAGCGGTGCCTTCCCTGTTTTGCGGTAATCATCACTGATTTGTTTTCCTAATTCCATACTTCTTTTTACGATGTCTTCCTCGGACACCAATACTTTTTCAACTACGTCGTGCATGCAAAATCCTCCTAATACAGCTATCTACTATTTTAACACAAATAGCGTAGGATTGTTAGAAAAATGTGCAATATCACAGCCAATTTTAGGCACCAGAATCACATTTCCCGCAGCATTCACAACAACCGGCCATAATTTGCGTTCCTTTTTGGGAATTTTGCGGTCTATGAACCAGCGGTTCAGCTTTTTTACGCCGAATCGAAGCTGTATGGCGTCCTGCGGCTGTGCATTTCTTATGGTTATCGGCCAGTCTGTTTCCTGCAGAGTAACCGCCTCAACCCCTGTTCCGTGAGGAGCTGTTTCAAAGTACGG
This region includes:
- a CDS encoding DMT family transporter; translated protein: MNEQIKGHMLACMTILIWGTTFISTKVLLRDFTPLQILFTRFMIGYLALWAVAPRLTRVKEKKEELYFLAAGLCGVTLYFLMENLALTYTQASNVGIIVAVSPFFTMFFGIWLLKQKRPGVRFFIGFLIAMTGILCISLEGSQNLALNPKGDLLALGAAIVWALYSTITKKISSFGYTTIPMTRRIFFYGLLCMLPVIMLSGMELPKVEQLTGLNIANILFLGLGASAMCFVSWNSAVRILGTVQTSVYIYAVPVVTTLASVWILKETVTIVGVLGIVMIVLGLLLSQNRKGERVWRKTENASW
- a CDS encoding AraC family transcriptional regulator, which encodes MAALQEQRHIYYDKDLQIEAYNLSGIVQKFPVHFHEFYVIGFMEGGKRHLWCRNQEYDTQRGDVILFNPRETHNCAPVAGEVLDYRAINVPVDVMDKAVKEITGKHIHLQFKDTLIPQAELALSIRELYDVIVSQSSLLVREEAFYFLIEQLLEEHMVPVEASRELTEAVKAMKEYLDTHYEESISLDTLSKISKMSRYQPLRLFTREVGVSPYRYLQSIRIAKAKRLLEQGEAIGKLALDCGFSDQSHFTNYFKSFIGITPKQYQSIFTQKRSELDE
- a CDS encoding ROK family protein, giving the protein MDTYLCFDIGGSSLKCAAADEEGRLFHTRSYPMSADIEGLLAYMKAYKKDITMQGVTLSGVAISSCGAVNCDSGVIGGSSAVPFIHGFSWKERIQRELGLCCEIENDANCAALSELFYGKAKNIQDMAFLVIGTGVGGAIVRNRNICHGAHRYGGEFGMMLVKQPDGSVQNFSLCASTSSMVRKMEALTAEEWNGVRIFEEAQQGNELCSKVIQTFYEELAFGVFNVQHMLDPEMILFGGAISARRDFTQRIMEAYEKLQKGLDFATLTPRLECCTYRQDANLLGALAHYRQRRGLAE
- a CDS encoding glycoside hydrolase family 1 protein; this encodes MLQFPKGFYFGSATSATQSEGASAIDGKGKNIWDIWFEQEPEKFHDRIGPKEASGFYTQYREDIRLLKETGHNSCRISISWSRMFPTGDGELNPLAAAHYHNVIDAFHEEGIEVMINLFHFDMPAELQKQGGWESDHVVDAYVEYARTCFSLYGKKVRRWFTFNEPIVHVECGYLNGFHYPCRHDMKAAVQVAYHTALASARAVQAFHAMCDGKIGIILNLTPNYPRSQAKEDVEASRIAELFSARSFLDPAVLGVYPKELVELLKEHTLLPDYEEHELAVIKENTVDFLGVNYYQPIRVKAKETPVDPAAMITPESFYDFYEMPNRRINPYRGWEIYPKGMYDIATNIRTKYDNIEWMITENGMGVENEARFIKDGRIEDDYRIDFYKEHLTWLHKGIEEGSNCIGYHVWTGIDCWSWLNAYKNRYGLISIDLETGKRTIKKSGCWFRELAEKRGF
- a CDS encoding MurR/RpiR family transcriptional regulator, with protein sequence MEKEILLRINLAKVNFTYVEETIAQYFTDGRKPLTIHELARELSISSSSITRFCKKIGLNNFKELMYLYEQHLNMQNAPQISNISLDLQSEYFRIFHLVDQNFNAKAMEQVCSYIYEHRIINIFAFGLSATAAEDFRFRFSRLGKFIEVIHDKDAIKMSSRVLQKQDLVFIFTLRGNTYLEELAAELTSRGILVVSILGNQNSRLKKLSDVVLYTSSLSGEESTGMISGQIPILIMIDMLYYHYVRTYSDALTNWASTEEILKDRKE